A window of Exiguobacterium sp. FSL W8-0210 contains these coding sequences:
- a CDS encoding EAL-associated domain-containing protein, whose protein sequence is MDALDVIVHPEEIEAWFQPIVGAAPFKVEGYEIQSHFRGEPLKPFFQEDDVPIEYQLEVMGHVVRQAFQKVPSDAQAFILIRCRPAWLFENGGEDFLHVLRTVDSSFPKERMYVTLTDVQVDDFDRLGRIVAYYQNSGLKVALDRAEATSLERVFSMSPDMLIVDLSSMIEKKTVSASYPHLLQTMEHLCDQLGAPLLYKNISHLGQLRYAWQHGGRYYMGNLLGEASPEWVMTCPGMEVLIHEVPMFYKYDREQMNRLFQLEQDWTVRFNEDCQSLKPEQDLDQWLLTLARKMEPEFIRFYITDANGFQQSSNVSKKSGEWKLYSFYKGYNWSFRPYFIRTTVAMERRHSGYLSERYVDFSSSEQTRTFSMPLSNGMFLFADISADYLYQERLSE, encoded by the coding sequence ATGGATGCATTAGATGTCATCGTTCATCCCGAAGAGATAGAGGCATGGTTTCAACCGATCGTAGGCGCTGCCCCTTTTAAGGTGGAAGGGTATGAAATCCAGTCCCATTTTCGTGGAGAACCGTTAAAACCATTTTTTCAGGAAGATGATGTTCCAATCGAGTATCAACTCGAAGTCATGGGGCATGTCGTCCGTCAAGCATTCCAAAAAGTACCCTCCGATGCACAAGCGTTTATTCTGATCCGTTGTCGTCCAGCTTGGCTGTTTGAAAACGGTGGGGAGGACTTCTTGCATGTCTTACGGACGGTCGACTCGTCGTTTCCAAAAGAGCGGATGTACGTTACTTTGACGGATGTCCAAGTCGATGATTTTGACCGTTTGGGTCGGATCGTTGCGTATTACCAGAACTCTGGACTGAAGGTAGCGCTGGACCGTGCGGAAGCAACGAGTCTTGAACGTGTCTTTTCGATGTCGCCGGATATGTTGATCGTCGATTTATCCTCCATGATTGAAAAAAAGACCGTCTCAGCGTCGTATCCACATCTCTTACAGACGATGGAGCATCTTTGCGACCAGCTTGGAGCGCCACTTTTGTATAAGAATATCAGTCATCTCGGTCAACTTCGGTATGCGTGGCAACACGGAGGACGTTACTACATGGGGAATCTACTTGGAGAAGCATCACCTGAATGGGTCATGACCTGTCCTGGTATGGAAGTGTTGATCCATGAAGTCCCGATGTTTTATAAATATGATCGCGAGCAGATGAATCGCTTGTTTCAGCTAGAGCAAGACTGGACGGTTCGATTTAATGAAGATTGTCAGTCCTTGAAGCCGGAGCAAGATCTCGATCAATGGTTGCTGACGCTCGCCCGGAAGATGGAGCCAGAATTCATCCGGTTTTATATAACGGATGCGAATGGATTCCAACAATCTTCAAATGTCAGTAAAAAGAGTGGGGAGTGGAAACTGTATTCCTTCTACAAAGGGTACAACTGGAGTTTCCGTCCTTACTTCATCCGGACGACGGTAGCTATGGAACGACGACATAGTGGATATTTGTCCGAACGGTACGTCGACTTCAGCTCGAGTGAACAAACGCGGACATTTAGTATGCCGCTTAGTAATGGGATGTTCTTATTTGCGGATATCTCTGCAGATTATCTATATCAAGAACGATTGAGTGAATGA
- a CDS encoding lysophospholipid acyltransferase family protein, with translation MIRTVIWFIYFGLVLPCTLPFLPSAKRRTHLARYAFVQRVASAWANSLLRLAGVRVNVTGREHIPANEPVVFISNHQGNFDVPILLGTIDKPKAFISKIEVNKIPIVNVWMNLMGCVMIDRKDRRQSLKAIRSGVETIKDGQSMIIFPEGTRSKGGPMAEFKAGSFTLATSSGARVVPVAISGSYRVMEETGKIRPATVDVTILPSIDPSTMTQKELVQTVEQQIKQIVEGV, from the coding sequence ATGATACGTACTGTCATATGGTTCATTTATTTTGGACTTGTCTTACCCTGTACCTTACCGTTTTTACCTAGTGCAAAACGTCGAACGCATCTCGCGCGCTATGCGTTCGTCCAGCGTGTAGCAAGCGCCTGGGCAAACTCTCTTCTCCGACTCGCTGGTGTTCGTGTCAACGTAACAGGTCGTGAACACATCCCAGCAAACGAACCTGTCGTTTTCATCTCGAATCACCAAGGGAACTTCGATGTTCCGATTCTACTTGGAACAATCGATAAACCGAAAGCATTCATCTCAAAAATCGAAGTGAATAAAATCCCAATCGTCAATGTTTGGATGAATCTGATGGGATGTGTCATGATCGATCGAAAAGATCGACGCCAATCGCTGAAAGCGATTCGTTCTGGTGTCGAGACGATCAAGGACGGACAATCGATGATCATCTTCCCGGAAGGAACACGCTCCAAAGGCGGTCCAATGGCGGAGTTCAAAGCGGGAAGCTTCACACTCGCGACCTCAAGTGGCGCTCGCGTCGTACCCGTCGCAATTTCAGGAAGTTATCGTGTCATGGAGGAGACGGGTAAGATTCGTCCTGCCACGGTCGACGTCACGATCTTACCGTCGATTGATCCGAGTACGATGACACAGAAAGAACTCGTCCAAACAGTCGAACAGCAAATCAAACAGATTGTAGAAGGTGTCTAA
- the menC gene encoding o-succinylbenzoate synthase produces MSITLRSAELFDVPLVFRRPMQTALSTLTVRRTTILRLTDSEGRIGYGEGVAFDTPWYTSETQHSLQGIAPLLYRLLEQPLHHPADVTDRFHIVQGNPMAKAMFEGAIYELFAAATGQSLATYLGGDESSLVPCGKALGRASAAQTVEAVGQAIASGYGRIKLKLAPTDTVVLEQVRAAFPDAPLMFDANGSFTEADFPLLQQWDSFGLVMMEQPLAASDWSGHQRLARLLQTPICLDESIVAPADAELMQTLHAGQILNIKPARVGGLTNALSLRTKAPYWLGGMFESGIGRRQTLAFATLPGLAYPIDMASTADYFEEDLLETPYHVEHGHIRYSAPAVSESQLNKLATSRISL; encoded by the coding sequence ATGAGTATCACTCTCCGGTCTGCCGAACTGTTCGATGTTCCGCTCGTCTTTCGTCGTCCGATGCAAACCGCCCTCTCGACGCTGACAGTACGTCGGACGACGATTTTGCGTCTGACTGATTCGGAAGGACGAATCGGTTACGGGGAAGGTGTCGCGTTTGATACACCGTGGTATACATCGGAAACACAGCACTCTCTTCAAGGAATCGCTCCGCTGCTGTATCGATTACTTGAACAACCGCTCCATCATCCAGCAGACGTTACGGATCGATTCCACATCGTGCAAGGTAATCCGATGGCAAAGGCGATGTTCGAAGGCGCGATCTATGAATTATTCGCAGCAGCTACCGGTCAATCGCTCGCCACGTATCTCGGAGGTGATGAATCATCTCTCGTACCTTGCGGGAAAGCACTCGGACGGGCTTCTGCAGCACAGACCGTCGAAGCCGTCGGACAAGCGATCGCTTCCGGATATGGACGGATCAAGCTGAAGCTCGCTCCGACGGATACCGTCGTTCTTGAGCAAGTACGTGCCGCTTTCCCTGATGCGCCCTTGATGTTTGACGCTAACGGCAGCTTCACTGAAGCAGACTTCCCTCTATTACAACAGTGGGATTCATTCGGTCTCGTTATGATGGAACAGCCGCTCGCAGCGTCGGATTGGTCCGGACATCAACGTCTCGCTAGACTCTTACAGACACCGATTTGTCTGGATGAATCCATCGTCGCTCCAGCAGATGCCGAGTTGATGCAGACGCTCCACGCTGGTCAGATTCTAAACATCAAGCCGGCACGCGTCGGTGGACTGACGAACGCTTTGTCCCTTCGAACAAAAGCACCATACTGGCTCGGTGGGATGTTCGAGAGCGGTATCGGGCGTCGTCAGACCCTTGCTTTTGCAACACTGCCTGGACTCGCTTATCCGATCGATATGGCAAGTACTGCCGATTATTTCGAAGAAGATTTGCTTGAGACCCCGTATCATGTCGAACACGGACACATTCGTTATTCCGCTCCAGCCGTATCCGAGTCACAGTTAAATAAATTGGCAACGTCCCGGATATCCTTATAA
- a CDS encoding GGDEF domain-containing protein, with translation MLAFVDAAIIVVFVALVAFHVLNELTNPGLQTVPYAIIVITNTSLGLFVFFYFTFIQETHWVSRMALFLLFLSIFIRGIYEVSSVYFPDFSANYLLFFPILIRLAQSAAILWHIDHIEEGTTRTKAIPRSWLPLLAVPLFIHYMVEQEGGKLDIFIILVLLIIRQILIARQHRLIVAQLHERNEQLASRIEHRKQQIKDSEQQVIPLFLGHPDPMIRLDQSGTALYANLAAQRLFHLPDMTIEHIPRTMRHLLETLETDIDEYEDEQHRKYEIIDIPIQIAATSMGRFTILHDVTERKLRQKRIEYHAYHDALTSIGNRRSLERDFSNHLLEMNYLAVVDLDGFKQVNDTYGHEAGDYVLIEVAKRLSEHTNSLEQVYRLGGDEFAILLHADDELSLRRKCKSFLNFLRRPYVYKGQSLFVSASIGVTACHKADLETCLKQSDLAMYRVKHRDKNDVSLYRADS, from the coding sequence GTGCTCGCTTTCGTCGATGCCGCGATCATCGTCGTTTTCGTAGCACTTGTTGCGTTTCATGTCCTCAATGAATTGACGAATCCGGGACTGCAAACTGTTCCTTATGCCATCATCGTCATTACGAATACATCACTCGGTTTATTCGTCTTCTTCTATTTCACGTTCATTCAAGAAACTCATTGGGTATCAAGGATGGCATTATTCTTATTGTTCTTATCCATTTTCATTCGCGGTATCTACGAAGTCTCAAGTGTTTATTTCCCGGACTTCTCAGCAAATTATCTATTGTTTTTCCCGATCTTGATCCGTTTGGCGCAAAGTGCAGCTATTTTATGGCATATTGATCATATTGAAGAAGGAACCACTCGAACGAAGGCCATTCCCCGTTCCTGGCTCCCTCTACTGGCCGTTCCTTTATTCATTCACTATATGGTGGAACAAGAAGGCGGGAAGCTCGATATCTTCATCATTTTAGTTTTACTAATCATTCGACAAATCTTGATTGCTCGTCAGCATAGGTTGATCGTTGCACAATTACACGAACGGAATGAACAACTCGCTTCACGCATTGAACATCGCAAACAACAAATTAAAGATAGTGAACAGCAAGTCATCCCACTCTTTCTCGGTCATCCTGACCCGATGATTCGACTCGATCAATCTGGAACGGCACTATACGCAAATTTAGCTGCCCAACGTCTGTTTCATTTACCCGACATGACGATTGAACATATACCTCGTACGATGCGTCACTTATTAGAAACACTTGAGACAGATATCGATGAGTATGAAGATGAACAACACAGAAAGTATGAGATCATTGATATTCCGATTCAGATTGCTGCCACCTCGATGGGACGTTTCACGATTTTACATGACGTCACTGAACGAAAGCTCCGGCAAAAAAGGATCGAATACCACGCCTACCATGACGCCTTGACAAGTATCGGAAACCGTCGTTCGTTGGAGCGAGATTTTTCAAACCATCTCCTCGAGATGAATTATCTTGCGGTAGTCGATTTAGACGGTTTTAAGCAAGTCAATGATACGTATGGTCATGAGGCAGGTGATTACGTATTGATCGAAGTCGCGAAACGATTGAGCGAGCATACGAATTCTTTAGAACAGGTGTATCGACTTGGTGGAGATGAGTTCGCGATCCTCTTACACGCCGATGATGAACTGTCCTTACGTCGAAAATGTAAATCCTTCTTAAACTTTTTAAGACGTCCTTACGTTTATAAAGGACAATCCTTATTCGTTTCTGCAAGCATCGGTGTGACCGCGTGTCATAAGGCTGATCTTGAAACATGCTTAAAGCAATCCGACCTTGCCATGTATCGCGTGAAACATCGGGATAAAAACGATGTCTCCCTATATCGAGCAGATTCATGA
- a CDS encoding GGDEF domain-containing protein: protein MLQQAQLIYPSHLLHVPTTEEHPEIFLNTTIIDIPDQQRYFVILADITEDYQQEVWLERMGYHDSLTHLPNRRYFEEQLYLTLPTLEYGSLLFIDLDGFKQINDTYGHDVGDLVLQETASRLQSMTTSTDLVARLGGDEFLIFIQASASETRQFAEHVLEVLNHPFYIQTHTLQVTPSIGISLYLKMVKALNNY from the coding sequence TTGCTTCAACAAGCGCAGCTGATTTATCCCTCTCACTTGCTACATGTACCGACCACGGAGGAACATCCGGAAATCTTTTTGAATACGACAATCATCGATATCCCGGATCAACAACGCTATTTCGTCATCTTGGCGGATATCACGGAAGATTATCAACAGGAAGTATGGCTAGAACGTATGGGGTACCATGATTCGCTCACGCATTTGCCAAACCGGCGTTACTTCGAGGAACAACTTTATCTGACTCTGCCGACGTTAGAATACGGCTCCTTACTATTCATTGATTTAGACGGTTTCAAACAAATCAATGACACTTATGGGCATGATGTTGGTGACCTCGTGTTACAAGAGACGGCGAGCCGCCTTCAATCGATGACGACGTCAACTGATCTCGTTGCACGTCTTGGAGGAGATGAGTTCTTGATCTTCATTCAGGCATCTGCTTCGGAAACACGCCAGTTTGCCGAACACGTTCTCGAAGTTCTAAATCATCCGTTCTACATCCAGACACATACGCTTCAAGTCACACCATCAATCGGAATTTCCTTATACCTGAAGATGGTAAAAGCTCTGAACAATTATTGA
- the map gene encoding type I methionyl aminopeptidase, translating into MLDYDYEALREIGRIVAMARDEMADAVKPGVTTKELDDIGARILKEQGAESAPIVMYDFPGATCISVNDIAAHGIPGKYVIQEGDIVNVDVSAVKNGYYSDTGKTVIAGEAKRPEDVRLVEVSLTALEKGLEKVKAGTKVNQIGKAIYAETRKSGFTVIRNLAGHGLGKTLHGEPESISNYFNREENDLLKEGQVIAVETFISTGDEFCIEDERDGWTLYTPNRSLVSQFEHTVVVLKDGYEILTKVEGKESF; encoded by the coding sequence GTGTTAGATTATGATTACGAGGCATTACGAGAAATTGGACGAATCGTCGCCATGGCACGCGATGAGATGGCGGATGCCGTCAAACCGGGAGTCACGACGAAGGAACTCGATGACATCGGAGCACGCATCCTGAAGGAACAGGGAGCAGAGTCTGCTCCAATCGTCATGTACGATTTCCCAGGAGCGACATGTATCAGTGTCAACGATATCGCAGCACACGGTATCCCAGGGAAGTATGTCATTCAAGAAGGTGATATCGTTAATGTCGATGTCTCGGCTGTGAAGAACGGTTACTACTCGGACACAGGGAAGACGGTCATCGCAGGAGAAGCAAAACGTCCGGAAGATGTCCGACTCGTTGAAGTGTCATTGACGGCGCTTGAGAAAGGACTTGAAAAAGTCAAAGCCGGAACGAAGGTCAACCAGATCGGAAAAGCAATCTATGCCGAAACACGTAAGAGCGGTTTCACGGTCATCCGTAACTTAGCGGGACATGGTCTCGGTAAGACACTTCATGGTGAGCCAGAATCCATCTCGAACTACTTCAATCGTGAAGAGAATGATTTGTTGAAGGAAGGCCAAGTCATCGCTGTCGAGACGTTCATTTCAACAGGAGATGAGTTCTGTATCGAAGATGAGCGGGACGGTTGGACGTTATACACACCGAACCGGAGCCTCGTCTCACAATTCGAGCACACGGTCGTCGTCTTGAAGGACGGGTATGAGATTTTGACGAAAGTCGAAGGCAAAGAATCGTTCTAA
- a CDS encoding DEAD/DEAH box helicase: protein MTTFRELNLSEALIKGVLKMGFEEATPIQAETIPVGLSGVDLIGQAQTGTGKTAAFGIPTIERLDAKSRNIQALILAPTRELAIQVAEELNRIGEVKRVHALPVYGGQQIDRQIRALRKNPQIVVATPGRLMDHMNRKTLNLDHVQTVILDEADEMLNMGFVEDIEKILGALPETRQTLLFSATMPPQIRKIADRFMTTPTHIKVKAKEMTVENIDQSFIELKESQKFDVLCRLIDTDSPELSIIFGRTKKRVDEMTEGLIQRGYTADGLHGDLTQAKRDQVIRRFKKGTIDILVATDVAARGLDISGVTHVYNFDVPQDPESYVHRIGRTGRAGKTGSAVTFVTPREFGQIKTIERVTNKKMSRRHAPTLDEILEGNLKLAAQELIKRVEAKDSKEYTTLAQELLEEYEAVELLSAALKGLTKEPDATPVQISSIEPIRVKRFGSNGGGNRRPYGNKGGSGSGNRSGGYRGNNPRGGSDRREGGRSSSSSDRREGGYAGRSNRSESDRNRGGRKPRFEK from the coding sequence TTGACAACATTTCGTGAATTAAATCTTAGTGAGGCACTTATCAAAGGTGTCCTAAAAATGGGCTTCGAAGAAGCAACACCAATCCAAGCAGAAACAATTCCAGTCGGACTCAGTGGCGTTGACTTAATTGGTCAAGCACAAACAGGTACTGGTAAAACTGCAGCGTTCGGTATCCCAACAATCGAGCGTCTTGACGCAAAATCACGCAACATCCAAGCGTTGATTCTTGCTCCAACACGTGAGCTCGCAATCCAAGTAGCAGAAGAATTGAACCGGATCGGTGAAGTAAAACGCGTTCATGCACTTCCTGTTTACGGCGGTCAGCAAATCGATCGTCAAATCCGCGCACTTCGCAAAAATCCACAAATCGTCGTTGCGACACCAGGACGTTTGATGGACCACATGAACCGTAAGACGTTGAACCTCGATCACGTTCAAACGGTCATCCTTGACGAAGCAGATGAGATGTTGAACATGGGATTCGTCGAAGACATTGAGAAAATCCTCGGTGCACTTCCTGAAACACGTCAAACACTCTTATTCTCAGCAACGATGCCACCACAAATTCGTAAAATCGCAGATCGTTTCATGACGACTCCGACACATATCAAAGTCAAAGCAAAAGAAATGACAGTTGAAAACATCGACCAGTCATTCATCGAATTGAAAGAAAGCCAAAAATTCGACGTTCTTTGCCGTTTGATCGACACGGATTCTCCGGAACTCTCAATCATCTTCGGTCGTACGAAAAAACGTGTTGACGAAATGACTGAAGGTTTGATCCAACGTGGATACACAGCTGACGGTTTACACGGTGACTTAACACAAGCAAAACGTGACCAAGTCATCCGTCGTTTCAAAAAAGGAACGATTGATATCCTCGTCGCGACAGACGTTGCAGCACGTGGTCTTGACATCTCTGGTGTCACACACGTCTACAACTTCGACGTCCCACAAGATCCAGAGAGCTATGTTCACCGGATTGGTCGTACGGGTCGTGCTGGTAAAACGGGATCGGCTGTCACATTCGTTACACCACGTGAATTCGGTCAAATCAAAACAATCGAACGTGTCACGAACAAAAAAATGTCACGTCGTCATGCACCAACACTTGATGAAATCTTAGAAGGCAACTTGAAGCTTGCTGCACAAGAACTCATCAAACGCGTTGAAGCAAAAGACTCAAAAGAATATACGACACTTGCACAAGAACTCTTAGAAGAGTACGAAGCAGTGGAACTTCTTTCAGCAGCACTTAAAGGATTGACGAAAGAGCCGGATGCAACACCAGTCCAAATCTCTTCAATCGAACCAATCCGCGTGAAACGTTTCGGTAGCAACGGTGGTGGAAACCGTCGTCCTTACGGAAACAAAGGTGGAAGTGGAAGCGGCAACCGCAGTGGCGGATACCGTGGAAACAACCCACGTGGCGGTAGTGATCGTCGTGAAGGTGGTCGTTCATCTTCTTCATCAGATCGTCGTGAAGGCGGTTATGCTGGACGTAGCAACCGTAGCGAAAGCGATCGTAACCGTGGTGGACGTAAACCACGTTTTGAAAAGTAA
- a CDS encoding CvfB family protein yields MGLRAGQVVTLKVEREAEFGVFLTDGNEDVLLHNNEQTRKVALDEEVEVFLYQDNEGRLASSMTIPEASFEDYVKTTINGTRYNTGVFANIGIQKDVLVSLDDLPQRRMFWPEEGDQLFIRLKHDQKLRLLGDPAPYAYFNLRAKPAPEEWNNMDVEGLVFSQREPGVNVWVNDQSIGFLHEREMERWPRLGEVLKLRVTNVKPDGTVLLSARPRAFEAIDTDAELILNHLLEHDGQMPYGDKTAPETIDEVFGLSKAAFKRALGRLLKDKKIEKNETGIRLTK; encoded by the coding sequence ATGGGATTACGCGCAGGACAGGTTGTCACATTAAAAGTAGAACGCGAAGCAGAGTTCGGAGTGTTTCTGACAGATGGAAATGAAGACGTGTTGTTGCATAACAATGAACAAACACGGAAAGTAGCCCTCGATGAAGAGGTAGAAGTCTTCTTGTATCAAGATAATGAAGGGCGTCTAGCATCATCGATGACGATTCCAGAAGCTTCATTTGAAGACTATGTCAAGACGACGATTAATGGAACACGCTATAACACAGGAGTGTTCGCGAACATCGGTATTCAAAAAGACGTTCTCGTCTCACTCGACGATTTGCCGCAGCGCCGGATGTTCTGGCCAGAAGAAGGCGATCAACTCTTCATTCGTCTGAAACATGATCAGAAGCTTCGGTTACTCGGAGACCCTGCACCTTATGCATACTTCAACTTACGTGCGAAGCCAGCTCCAGAGGAGTGGAACAACATGGACGTCGAAGGTCTCGTCTTCTCACAACGTGAACCAGGCGTTAACGTCTGGGTCAACGATCAATCGATCGGATTCTTGCATGAACGTGAGATGGAACGCTGGCCGCGTCTTGGAGAAGTCTTGAAATTACGAGTGACAAATGTAAAACCAGATGGTACAGTATTACTTTCAGCACGACCACGTGCCTTTGAAGCCATTGATACAGACGCGGAGTTGATTCTGAACCATCTACTTGAACATGATGGTCAGATGCCGTATGGTGATAAGACAGCTCCCGAGACGATCGATGAAGTATTCGGTCTCAGCAAGGCAGCATTCAAACGAGCGCTCGGTCGCCTGTTGAAAGATAAAAAAATAGAAAAAAATGAAACGGGTATTCGGTTGACGAAATAA
- a CDS encoding ABC-F family ATP-binding cassette domain-containing protein has protein sequence MKAENLKKEFADKIVFEDVTFSVSPGDRIGIIGVNGTGKSTLLHILAGKETADAGTMHHPNDYRIRLLSQTTDYPEDQTVMEVLLSGDTPTINALHHYETARLALEQDPTSKTLLNRFITAQTEVDAAQAWDTESRLKMILNKLGILDLNALIGSLSGGQRKRVGLAEALLDEADLLLLDEPTNELDAETISWLETQIKEYRGAILLITHDRYFLNRVTNHMMEIANGTAYFYVGNYESFLEKRAERRERTASMEEKRQNILRRELAWLRRGAKARTTKQKARIQRVDALQDLSYEEEESTLEVQVGSTRLGKKVIEAHDVSHRFGERTLFESFNALIGRKERYGIVGRNGSGKSTLLSILAQRLEPTTGEIIHGETVKIGFYGQFAEFTHPERRVIDEVERIAKVITTLAGEEITASQMLEQFLFKPEAQYKQIGKLSGGEKRRLKLLTILMEEPNVLFLDEPTNDLDTETLSVLEDYLESFPGTVITVSHDRYFLDRVVNRLIAFEDGNVVFYYGQYTDYLEQMTAPVPSIVVEKTVEVATAPKIETPKKLSYQEQQDWAIIEQQIEESEAELEQLEAELASAGSDLGKVNELYQAIEKTKAMLDERMEYWTYLSEKIEAFENYRQSNQ, from the coding sequence ATGAAAGCAGAAAATCTCAAAAAAGAATTCGCCGATAAAATCGTCTTCGAAGATGTGACATTCTCCGTCTCACCTGGCGACCGGATTGGCATCATCGGCGTCAATGGTACCGGTAAGTCGACACTCCTGCATATCTTGGCAGGTAAAGAGACGGCAGACGCTGGTACGATGCATCACCCGAATGATTATCGGATCCGCTTGCTATCGCAAACGACCGATTATCCGGAAGACCAAACGGTCATGGAAGTATTGTTGTCTGGTGATACACCAACGATTAATGCGTTACATCACTATGAAACAGCGCGTCTAGCACTTGAACAAGATCCGACGAGTAAAACACTACTCAATCGCTTCATTACAGCTCAGACAGAAGTCGATGCTGCGCAAGCTTGGGACACGGAATCACGCTTAAAGATGATTTTAAACAAACTCGGCATCCTCGACTTGAACGCGTTGATCGGCTCTCTTTCCGGAGGACAACGCAAGCGTGTCGGACTCGCTGAAGCTTTACTTGATGAAGCCGATCTTCTCCTGCTCGATGAGCCGACGAACGAACTCGATGCTGAGACGATCAGTTGGCTTGAGACTCAAATCAAGGAATACCGTGGTGCGATTCTACTGATTACCCACGATCGCTATTTCTTGAATCGTGTGACGAATCATATGATGGAGATCGCGAACGGTACGGCTTATTTCTATGTCGGAAACTATGAATCGTTTCTTGAGAAACGTGCCGAACGCCGTGAACGGACGGCTTCTATGGAAGAAAAACGTCAAAACATCCTCCGTCGCGAACTCGCCTGGTTGCGTCGCGGAGCAAAGGCGCGGACGACGAAACAAAAAGCGCGAATCCAGCGCGTGGATGCTTTACAAGACCTCTCGTACGAGGAAGAAGAATCAACACTCGAAGTACAGGTCGGTTCGACCCGTCTTGGTAAAAAAGTCATCGAAGCGCATGATGTCTCGCATCGATTTGGTGAACGGACCCTTTTTGAATCGTTTAACGCTCTGATTGGACGGAAAGAACGGTATGGCATCGTAGGACGAAACGGGAGTGGAAAATCAACACTTCTTTCAATTCTTGCGCAACGCTTAGAACCAACAACCGGTGAAATCATTCACGGCGAAACGGTGAAGATCGGCTTTTATGGGCAATTTGCCGAATTCACGCATCCCGAACGCCGTGTCATCGATGAGGTCGAACGAATCGCAAAAGTCATCACGACACTCGCTGGCGAGGAGATCACGGCAAGTCAGATGCTCGAACAGTTTCTCTTTAAACCGGAAGCCCAATATAAACAAATCGGTAAGCTTTCCGGCGGCGAAAAACGACGTCTGAAATTGTTGACGATTTTGATGGAAGAACCGAACGTCCTCTTCCTTGATGAGCCGACGAACGACTTGGATACTGAGACGTTATCCGTACTCGAAGATTATTTAGAATCATTCCCAGGCACCGTCATCACGGTCAGCCACGATCGCTACTTCCTCGACCGGGTCGTCAATCGCTTGATTGCATTTGAAGACGGGAATGTCGTCTTTTATTATGGACAATATACAGACTATCTTGAGCAAATGACAGCACCCGTTCCCTCAATCGTTGTTGAAAAGACGGTTGAGGTTGCTACAGCACCAAAGATAGAGACGCCAAAGAAACTAAGTTATCAGGAACAACAAGATTGGGCAATCATTGAACAACAAATCGAAGAAAGTGAGGCAGAACTGGAGCAATTAGAAGCCGAACTTGCTTCGGCAGGAAGCGATCTCGGTAAAGTCAATGAACTGTATCAAGCCATTGAAAAAACGAAAGCGATGCTTGATGAACGGATGGAGTATTGGACGTACCTTTCTGAAAAAATCGAGGCATTTGAAAACTATCGTCAATCTAATCAATAA